CAAGGTTAGTTAGCATAGCTGGTTAGCATGACCACAGATTAGCACAGTGAGTAGTATTGATTGACAGCGCAGGAAAATTTCTAAATTTGGCATAAATGAAGTtactaaaatgaacaaaatcaatACAAAGTCCTCAGACTGATAGAAGGACGTTTGTGTTCCTGGTTTCTGGATAAAGTTGGAACATTTTCAATGCTTAAATACCAAATGCTTCACAGCCGACACACACAGTCCCAGGCTGACGCTGTGAGCATTTGTGTTcaacaaataaagtcaaaataaagatAGAAATAAGTTGAGTAGGTTCACCAGACCCAGACAACCAGAATATGAACAGAGTACAGATCAGGTAGTGGGGAGCAAGACGGAGGAAAACAAGATTTATAAATGAActtttgtgaataaaatgtattgcatTGGACTGCAggcaggaagctgcagcagccagtACCGTGTTTCTGTTGGAGTGGATGAGACTGAAAATAGGAAACTTTTTAACCAGTTGATGATTCtcaattttctgcattttacaattttatgtccctgtaaacagaaaacctttgaCTTCTGATTTGATGATCAGACGAAACAAGCAAGTCCAACTCGTCATTTTGGACTTTGGAAACGCCTAATTTTATCTCTACCAAGCAtaactatattttatttaacagagaGCAGAAACAGCTTAAGCTGAATGCAGCAGAATAATCTAGGTGGTTATTTCATGTAAATTGTTGGGTGTTTCCCAGCCTTGGTCCTCGGGGTAAAATGGTTCGCTTCAGGTGTTTCTCTTTTCTAACAAACCTGATTTAAAACCAGATTCTGCAGAACTAATTGACCAACTCATTGTGCAACTCAAGccttagatttgtttttttaaagcacctGAAACATCCAGGTACGTTTCTACCAAAGATGAGAGCTGACAAACACTTTTTAGACTTTGTAAGTCCAGAAAACCCGTTTGAAAAGGTCAGATGTCCTCTGATATTCTGGCTGCATAAGTTTTAGTCAGGCTGACCTGAGATAAGCCTCCTGCTCGGACAGCAGTCCGGTAGGATCGTCATCTCCACCCTCCTCATCCAGCAGCCTCCGTCTCTCGGTCTGGATGTCCATGCTGACGGCAGCGATCCTTCCCGCTGTTCACCTTCTGCTCTCGGTCGCCCTCAGCATGAATCCACCGGCCGGAAAAGGCTGCAGCGGagaaacaacagcagctgcgttaataaactaacaaaagagagaaatgaagCCGTGGGATCAAATATGAGATCTGCGGTTGTTACCTGAACGACCCGGTTGATCTCAGCTTCCTCCACCGGCTGACAACTTGCTTTACTAACATCAGAGTCAGCTGATCACCTCTATTGCCTGTTACacgactttcaaaataaaagtctcaaaCACAATCTATTACATGTTAGTACATATTATGACTTGGTTATAGTTGAGAGTTTCAATGTACacgttttaaaacatttaccgGTGATTTTTACATTAAAGACGTGTTATAAACCAGCTTATTACCGTATAAACATACTGAAATAATATCGAGTATACGTTAACATATGGAACCAAGATAAAACCCAGGAAACTGTACAgctaaaattactttttaacacCACTTTTAAATATccagtcatttttttctctctctcttataTCTCATTAACTACATGTTTAGCTAGCAACGTGATGCTAGCagtgaaacacaacaaaataagaATTACAAATCAACAACTGTTCACTCTTACACGACTATGCGtttgcatttaaagttttactaTATTATGTTACATAACACAGGACTTTTAGCAGCGAAATGACAGTTCCTGGATTTAATTTGACACTTCCGGCTGTTTAAAAACGTTACCGGAACAGGAAAGGACACGACTCAGCGATGAAACTCtttgttaagaaaataaaagccctgGCGGTGTTTTGAGTTGGTTTCCTTGGAAACATTCAGGTTTAATGTTAAGGTAtagaaacagaagcagaaagaaacGAAGCAGATGCTGCAGCAGTTGAGTGACTCCCCTTTGGTAAACGCGTTTTTGCAAACATGGACACGTCCGAGAAGATAAATAATCAAACAGTAAGTCAATTATTAACAAACAAcgtaaataaagataaaatagcttttttcaGAGTTTGATAACTGCTAGGTTTCGTAACTCAATCACTATATTCAAATCAAGTCAAAACTTTTTAACtgaatcattgttttttttggtttatttaatttttgtttttaatttcaatctAGCATATTTTTGTTGAGTCATTTTTCATTTGGTTGCTTTAACTTTTATGCATTAtcttacttttgttttaattaactttattttatattattataaaactaaattaaaaattataacaaTTTTATCTTTTCCATtctaatttcatttattttaaatggaaagagattttataataatatttttgttgatttgttttattttggtctaaGAGAAGCCTGGTTAGAAGGTGAAACAAAGAGGCAGCTAATTAAATATTGGGATAAATTTCTtgtctttatttgtttgctATATGTTCCGTCCTCTGCTGTCTATCAGGATGAAGATGAACAAAGTGTTTTCCCCACCGCCGTGTCTGAGGAGAAGCTGGAACGGGCCAGGAGAAAAAGCACCTTCGTGGGCTTCAGTGATCGGCTTGTGGCAGTCAGAGAACATCGCTTTCTAAAACCAAAACTGAATCCGGACAAAATCATTCGGAGCAAAGCTGCAGAGCAGTGAGGACAAAATCAATTACTAACCCAATCTGCAGAAGAAACAAATTCACTGCCAGAGTATCTACCGCAGAATTTACTGAAATCGATTCCTAAAAGATAATACAATTAAACCTGTCGATGATTTATACCAATAATATGTGCAACATCTGATCATATAATCTGATGCTTTTAGGCAATAATTAAagcttttcatttcagttttattaaaggGAAAGAGGCAATGGAGAAGTTCCAGTATGAGGAGGCTGTGCTCTGCTTCTCCAAAGCCATCTACCTGCAGCCTGAACAGGTGAAAACTCACAGACaatgtttgcttttgatttGGTGAACAAACTTTTAATATGTTTGAACCTTTCTGCTTCAGACTGAGCTGCATGTGAGCCAGGGCGAGGCTTTTATTCAGCTGTGTGACTTCCAGTCGGCAGCCGACTCTTATAATCAAGCCAATTTTCTGGACCCTGGAGTTTTCAACGCTCGTCTGTCCTTCATCTACAACATGCAGGTCAAACGTCCAGCGTTATTTATCCGAAACTCCTACAAATACAACATCTAAGACAAACTCAatgtaaatctaaatatttgttGCTTAAATAGGAATCAGGATTCTTgactcattttcacttttttactgcattaaaaaaacgagaataaaagaaacaaaatatacttTCCAGACTTAAATGTCACAGTTATCTGTACAAAAGACGCAgatatgaactgattttttaattattactatttattcaaaagtattcatagttTTTGGTTCATTATTATTGTTCAAAGAAATTGAATATCTTTTTCTAGACTTTTGTTAATCTTTTTGTTGAATCGTTGCTGTTTGGACAATTATTCCTTCAGGTTTGGATGCTGTACAGCAGAAAGAATTTTTGCTCTTTACTATTTTACATTTGGATAGTTGTTATGATGTGTAGCCATGGCAACAAGGTATTATTTTTTCAGCTGTTAGCataaataatacctgaactacgACCCGACATCCCAGAGGAGTTTAAAAGGATGTTTACGGGATGCAGAGAgcgagaaggaggaagttgaaACCATGGTaacccctactccaacatcccTCTAAACAAACGGTCAggcagagatttaaagaggcaAAAGCAAacgaggtggattagcagtgttTGCCCAGAAACTGAGCTGctagcatgtcatgacagtcttcagtcagaagcctcTACAGAGTTGAtggaagactgactgctacaggagatccttccggTCCTCAGCATCACCATTCACagaaaagctttgaaaatatttggacgatgagttacaacaacatttctcTTTAGGGAAATAAAGAagctttgaatttttatttttctgctaatcgacttgaattttaaaactgaggaatatttattctattttcctgtaaataaaactgatgattTCTGACAGCTGGCATCTTAAACGGATCAGTCCAGTTAAGTCCAATTCTGTTCTGACCTGGAGTCCAGCTGGTTCTGctcattttgacttttatttgctgtttatttgaGAGGGACAGATATAAAAACATAGATCCAATCTGAATCAGTTTATATATCCACAGCTAAACTGCAACCTTATAGAAAGACCTTTAACAGCAAACTGAGTGTTTGGTACAATTTTACAATAAAGCTCCTCGTATGAAAGGCTAATagtttataaatatgttttcaattCATTTATAAGTCATTTACATATCATTAATTACTGTTTATTATACGTTAAGTAAGAGTCAGAGGGAGACCATATGCAGacgtcctggttctggttctgttctggttctgttcagactgatgtcctggttctgttctgttgtgTTCAGActgaagttctggttctgttctgttctggttctgttcaggctCAGTGTGTGTTCGACCGCGGCCTCTTCCTGGAGGCTCTGGACCTGTTTGAGAAAGCTGCTGAGCTGAAGCCGGAGGCCGCCAGCGCCTTCCGAATCAGAAGGTCCGCAGAATctgctcctggttctggttcagcaCCTCATTCTCACTCTGCTGCAAACATGAGCAATTCAACAAAAAGagaatctaaaaataaaaaccctgatGGCAAACAGGGAGACGTTTCATGATAGaaactcatttaattttttatactgtcaatatttttactgtattttaatcaaaaagaacaaaactttgagacaaaatgttttgtagtttgttttattgctttccaaaactttttaatttcccAGATTTCCCAGATGCAATGCTTTTTATTCTAAACATATTGTGCATGTGTCTGGTCTACTGGGATTAAACCCATTTACATTGACTGGTGTAATAAAGATTCACATTAACCATTTGTACTGCAGTGACCTGAAGCAccaactgcaaaaacacttaaTCTCACCAGgtattttggttcattttctagtgtaaatatcttagtacacttgagataagacaaaactgatttacaggtaacttttcagtaagaaattatttcttaatactTGTGAAAATTGctagattatttaatttataacctgggagaaatgttttgttaaaagggAAATGGGACTAGCACTTTTCCATtgatattaatgaattattgactaaaacatTCCTATATCTTACTTTAAGTTagtttatttcaagtgtactaaaatatttgcattagaaactagaccaaagatattagggttttgtgtttttgcagtgtcagTTAGTTGTTTGTACGGACAGTTTGccattctttttaaatttaaaactcgttttatttttcactccaGAATCAGTTTAATTCTGGTTTTTACCCTTCAGGTgagttttgagttttcagtCTTGGGTGGCGTTTCTCGTTGCAGCCTGGCCTGCCTGACAGCCGCAGGGCGACACGACGACTGTCTGAAGGAACTGAACCACATCATCTCCGAGGGTCCGTCTGCCGAGCTTTACGTCTTCAGAGCCAGAGTTTACAAGGCCATGAACCAGGTGAGACCGGAACCAGGTGAGACCGGAACCAGGTGAGACCGGAACCAGGTCAGaccagcactgcaaaaacactaaatcctaccaagtatttctgaTCTGggttctagtgcaaatatcttagtacaattTAAATAAGATGTAACTAACTTGTTActaacaagtaatttttcagcagtaaataggatcttgttttaagtaaatatgtttttaatattaatgaaaagttcTACTTCCACTATCAGATTACTTCACTAATAGCAAAACATGTTTCCCATGTTGTAGGTAAAatatgttaaggaattatttacttcaaaCAGGCTCctatatattgctgaaaagttagttttatcttatttcaagtgtgctataAATTAGCAACATAACTtgacaaaaatacttgctaagattttgtatttttgcagtgtaggtcTCACCAGGTTCTGGTCTCACTtggttacactgtaaaaacacaaagttttaccaagtagttttgatctagtttctagattaaatgtcttagtacacttggaataaggaaaactaacttataagtcaattttcatcaagatatagaaaataaaatttttatgtgCAACATTTGTGCAGCCAAACTGCTGCATTTTGTCAGTGCTGCTCTGGTCATTTGAAACATGTCCACCATCACACATTCACACGCTGCATGCAGATCACCTGTGTTGGTCAGAAGCACtgcaggatttgaacccacaaccttctGACTTCAAAGTAACCAaccagaaatgtgtttttttccgatatgtttgcaataattttcaccaaatttctgtcatttttggCCAGAAGCTGAGGGGCAGATCACCACAGTTTCCTACTTCCtgctcagtttttgtttttgttttatgtggagaaaaagTCGACTCAGTTCAGGTGATGAAGCTGGTTCAACAGGACGGTTAGGAACTATAATTAGCAACTGAAACCAAATCATTAGTCACATGAATCTGGAGGCCAGCTTTCATTTCTCCAACAGTTTGGTTGGCTTTACtttacagaaacatgaaaacctGTTGAACATGTCAGTGACCATGGAAAATCACATGCTAGCATTTATATTACAACAGGGACGTCCGTGTgttaatttagattaaataattacataGCTTTAAGAAgtccaaatttaaaacataattaattgcTATTTTTACTTCCATACGTTCCGCTACGTTTCTGGTACATCCGTAAATCCGACGCACAAGCTGCTTCCGATAGCATCTGCTAACAACCATGCTAACAGCTATGCTAATGGCGATGGAAAgccatttttctgtaaacaaaaaacaatgtaaacaagTCCCATcacttatttttgtctttgttttctacAGTTGAAGTTAAAAGCTGAACTTCCTGATAATGCTTCTCATGTTTTGTatgattttattacaaaaattgggtttgatttaaaaagggtttttttcAATTCAGTGATGTGAATATTTTCAGCCCTAACCTCAGGATTCTGCCTTTCGTCAGACAGCCTGTTGTCTCCGAGACCTGCGGTCAGCGCTGGAGTTGGACCCGGAGAGCCAGCAGGCCAAAGCGATGCAGCAGCACCTGAAGGAGGCCGGCGAGGAGAACAGGCAGCAGGCGGTGATCAGGATGCTGTCAGGCCAACTGCAGGAGGCGCTCTGCCTGATCAACGCCGCCCTGGAGAGCAATCCGGAGAACGGACAGCTCTACCTGTTCAGGTGGGATCATCTGGAACCAGAAGGTTTCTATTGGTGCAACGTTCACCCCGGTCCAGTTCTCTTtgatccaactccagtccgtttgcctagaaagtccggtttgtttgggggaagtgtgaatgtgcagtcaaaccaaaaaaacaaactctggccTGTTACAATAAGAAATATAGCATTTGATTGCATGGTAAAttgaaacaaactcaataattttcatttgcataatttattatttttctgttttttcttttttttcatccaaaaactggatgactaaagtcttcagtctagtttggtctcaactagccgttttttttaaaggataattttgtttacagaaacttttaaacttattttatttgttgtttctgttgttttgtttatttattgttgatttttaaaatgttttccactttcagtgataaatgttcattagaatttaaagtttattgatcttgcatttttatgtcattACCATTGCAATACTTGAAAATTGCCTCAAATCAAATGGAATTATCTtctattgcaataacttcttgGATAATTCATCGTGCAGAGAAATGACAGGCTTAGGTTTGGATtaggttgaagtgaactctggttcagtttgattGCAGGAAATGGATTAcagtgcaaggcattctgggtaaatacaagcaaACCAAATGAGCGCTAACAGGAGAAAAGACTCGACGTCTTTCACCAGAGACAGAACAGAAATCCTCCCaaaagaagaaggaagttgcactcagtgtcttcagaggttttgtgttgtttccatgagtggttcttggtgcagcgcccccacaggtgaggaggggaacaggtttttcaaaaggtttgtttggtttgactcaatgcagtgaaaaaaagaaccacagcagctggaaatgtaacaaatgttgcagttttaatCTCCAGTCCAACCGAGTCGACAGTGTGACCTTCGTCActaaggtgtgaaaacatccttatTCTCGTTTGTGTTTGAATCAGCTTGTCTCCCCCCAGAGGGACTCTGTACCGACGTCTGAAGGAGTTTATCTCGGCCATCGAGGATCTGATCCTGGCTGCTGAGCTCTGCGAGccgaaggaggaggagagaaaggagagCAGCTCTGTCCTGAAGGAGGTGCAGCTCCAGCTGGCTCTCACCTACAACGACTTCGCTGTCCAGTGCTTCAGCAGAGGCCTTTACGACGAGGCGCTCCTGCTTCTGAACAAGGCTATCAAGGAGGACAAGAACCTGGGCGGCCTGTACCTGAACCGAGGAGGTGAGCTGGGACTGTCCAACGATCAGGACCTCATAAGACATCCTGAAGCAGAGCGCTGTTTGTTACTGAGCTGGGGTCAAATCAGGCATCTCTTCTGATACCTAAATCATCTTTTGCACTTGATTTGATCCTTTTACTGCCTGTTCTTGCTGCCACAACTTCAAGTTTAACAGGAACCTGACTTACAGTCAGGAAATGACATCTTTGTCCTTCTGTTCTCCAGATTGAAATCTGAAAgagtcaaaacatttaattcagttcaaattatttatatattttatttatcaaatcgTTAACTTTACAGTAATCCCTCATTGTTAGCATGCgtgaggaaaaactcccctttaacaggaggAACCTGCAGCACAGTTTGAGTTAAATGTTCCCACTGAGCCCTGAAGCTGTCAGAGCTGGTACCTGTCCAGGTAGGGACGGCATGGCAGGAAGTCATGTGACTCTCAGCCAACAGGAACAACCTGAGAAACCGGATCAGAGCGGGTCCGGTTTCACTGCTCTCCTCTCCAACGAGCAGAGTTACACTtctaataaatcaattattgtttcaaaatgtcATTTGTTAAAATCTCATGACCTTTCTTTTACTTAAATGTTTGATAGTATTTATTCTATAACtgtgatactttttttttttacccctccagggtcttttgtgggctctagtgtcccttatatgacagtgtgctgacaggaaacaggaaaggagaggggggaagacatgtggcaatgTTGTCgagtccaggagtcgaacccgcgacgagacctgaaggcctccaaatacgggtcgcgctaaccgctacgccaccacggcacaccccaCTGTGATACATTTAGTGTAACTCTGTATTTGTTGCACtgtttcaacaacaacaacaacaataataataataatatctagTAGTGAAactaactattattttatttatcaattcatctatcaattattctgatcaGTTGGCACATTCtgctattttttccttttattcaatattaga
The genomic region above belongs to Xiphophorus maculatus strain JP 163 A chromosome 12, X_maculatus-5.0-male, whole genome shotgun sequence and contains:
- the ttc16 gene encoding tetratricopeptide repeat protein 16 is translated as MDTSEKINNQTDEDEQSVFPTAVSEEKLERARRKSTFVGFSDRLVAVREHRFLKPKLNPDKIIRSKAAEHFIKGKEAMEKFQYEEAVLCFSKAIYLQPEQTELHVSQGEAFIQLCDFQSAADSYNQANFLDPGVFNARLSFIYNMQAQCVFDRGLFLEALDLFEKAAELKPEAASAFRIRSLACLTAAGRHDDCLKELNHIISEGPSAELYVFRARVYKAMNQTACCLRDLRSALELDPESQQAKAMQQHLKEAGEENRQQAVIRMLSGQLQEALCLINAALESNPENGQLYLFRGTLYRRLKEFISAIEDLILAAELCEPKEEERKESSSVLKEVQLQLALTYNDFAVQCFSRGLYDEALLLLNKAIKEDKNLGGLYLNRGDCFFRQADWCYALLDYQQAEEMLSPNEPALRLRLAVIHSTLGSFCFHEWYFQDAADMFSLAIMYNPTASPYYEYRSKALRRIHDLSGAREDLIRLLILDPDNEEIPPMMMNLFPGSTVAQVLSSAKGQSLQDELTETIRVWESSSDPEKSLEESLTSLTVSGENPEGEALSLFEAAQELSLCVNRKDLQNAAQALLQVKEAVESFIPVCPVLRQRSTSASQCPPPASASIFPLTANLSRLGSKK